Genomic DNA from Arthrobacter sp. B1I2:
TCATGCCGGCGGGTTCAACCCGTCCGCCGGAGGCATCCCGCCTGAATTTGCCGACCTCTTTGGCGGCTTCGGTGGGGCGCCCGGCTTCCAGCGCACCCCGCAGAAGGGCGCGGACCGCACTGCTTCCACGAGTATTTCGTTTGCCGGTTCCATCCGTGGCACCTCGATCGGCCTGCGTGAACCCAGCGGCGAGGTCATCGACGTCCGGGTGCCCGCCGGCATCAAGGACGGGCAGAAGGTCCGCGTGCGCGGCAAGGGCCAGCCCGGTGCCGCCGGCAACGGCGACCTGGTGGTATCGGTCTCGGTCCAGCCGCACCAGTTTTACACGCGCGACGGCGACAACCTCCGCATCCATGTCCCCGTCACCTTCCCGGAGGCTGCTTTGGGTGCGGACATTGAAGTGCCCACGATCGACGGCGACAAGGTAAAGGTCCGTGTCCCGGCGGGCACGCCGTCGGGCCGTACCCTGCGGGTGAAGGGCAAAGGCGTGAAGACGTCGAAGGCGACCGGCGACCTGCTGGTGACCATCGACGTCGCGGTTCCCAAGAATCTCAACAAGGACGCCGAAGCTGCGGTCAAGGCGTTCGCCGAGGCAACGTCGTCGGCGGACGTTCGCGAGGGCCTGGCAGCCAAGGCCCGGCTCTAGAAGCGGAGGTGAGCCGTGGACATCAGTGCTGACCAGCCGATCTTCGTGATTTCCGTGGCGGCAGAACTGGCGGACATGCACCCTCAGACCCTGCGGCAGTACGACAGGCTTGGCATCGTCAAGCCCAGCCGTGCCCCCGGAAAGTCGCGGCGCTACTCCCAGCGTGACGTTAACATGCTGCGGGAAGTGCAGCGGCTTTCCCAGGAAGGCGTCTCACTGGAGGGGATCAAACGGATCCTTGAACTCGAGAACCAGGTGGCCGCACTCCAAAACCGGATTTCTGAACTCACCGAGGAACTCGGGCGGCGGCCGCGGGGCGTTGACTCCCGGATCTTCGCCGCCGGAACCGCCGGTGACGTGGTGAGCCTGGCGCGTGGCCAGCGCCCCCGGCCGCGGTCCCAGGCTGTCATGCTGTGGCGGCCGCGCGCGATTGGGCAGTAACGCGACCGGGGCCGTAAGTAGCGTTTCCCGGAGCCCCGGCAAATATGAGTACCCACTACTGGTGACGGAAAAGCCCCCTGGAACTTGAATGGAACCATCGCCGGATCAGCGGCGATGGTTCCGCAAGTTCGGGGGTTTTCCGTGTTTATAGTTCACAGCAAAGGTCTCTGCAGCAAGGCCCGGCCATGAGCCCGGGGATGGAATCGGTGGCCGCCTTCAGCGGCTCAATGCCGGGCCAGATCCTGCTGGCTCTCGGCCAGACCATTGTGGTGGTCTGCGTCTGCTTCGACATGGTCCGCGAGCTGTCTGTCCCAAGATCGCACCGGCGCTATGTGGCCAGCACCGTGTTCCGCACGCTCGCCGTCCCCTCGATCATGGCCAACGCCCTGACGGTCTTCATCGCCCTGGTGGTGTCCTCCTGGGTGGACGTGGTGATGGGCATGTTCGTGCTGGTGGCCATCGTCTTCCGGTTCCACCACAACCAGGACGAGGACAACTGGTGGAAGGGCAAGGGCAAGAAGCTGGCCCGCTGGGCCCGCCGGCAGTTCTCCGGCCGGACGTCCGCCGCCCCGGCCCTGGGTTAAGGCCGCAAAGCCCCGGGAGCCCGGCACTGGCAACCTGCGTGCCGGGCTCCCGCGTCAACATCAGCCGTTGATGACCTGGGGTACGCCGAGGGCCTTGAGGCCTTCAACGCCGAACTCCACGCCGTAGCCTGACTGCTTGGCTCCGCCGAAGGGGATGCGGGGGTCCACGGCGCCGTGCCGGTTGATCCACACAGTCCCGGCCTGGATGCGGGCGGCGACCTCCCGGGCGGCGGCCAGGTCCGGGGACCAGACGGAGGCGCCCAGGCCGACGTCGAGGCCGTTGGCCTTTTCCA
This window encodes:
- a CDS encoding heat shock protein transcriptional repressor HspR, producing MDISADQPIFVISVAAELADMHPQTLRQYDRLGIVKPSRAPGKSRRYSQRDVNMLREVQRLSQEGVSLEGIKRILELENQVAALQNRISELTEELGRRPRGVDSRIFAAGTAGDVVSLARGQRPRPRSQAVMLWRPRAIGQ
- a CDS encoding DnaJ C-terminal domain-containing protein; this translates as MASQDWVDKDFYKILGVAKDASDADIKKAYRKLARQHHPDTNAGNAASEKKFKDISEAYSVLSDPDERQQYDAIRAMGSGARFAPGGAGATNGGFEDMFGGLFTGNTGRHAGGFNPSAGGIPPEFADLFGGFGGAPGFQRTPQKGADRTASTSISFAGSIRGTSIGLREPSGEVIDVRVPAGIKDGQKVRVRGKGQPGAAGNGDLVVSVSVQPHQFYTRDGDNLRIHVPVTFPEAALGADIEVPTIDGDKVKVRVPAGTPSGRTLRVKGKGVKTSKATGDLLVTIDVAVPKNLNKDAEAAVKAFAEATSSADVREGLAAKARL